Proteins co-encoded in one Polaromonas vacuolata genomic window:
- the metF gene encoding methylenetetrahydrofolate reductase [NAD(P)H], which yields MTLPISFEFFPTKTEEGAAKLRLVRQELYALKPEFCSVTFGAGGSTQSGTFAAVGEILAEGVDAASHFSCVGATKSLVREQLATLRAMGVKRLVALRGDLPSGYGAAGEFHYASDLVEFIRAETGDAFHIEVAAYPEIHPQAKSAEADLQAFATKVKAGANSAITQYFFNSDAYFRFVDDAFALGVDVPVVPGIMPISNSTQLMRFSDACGAEIPRWIRLRLQGFGDDTASIKSFGLDVITDLCDQLSMAGVPGIHFYSMNQSAATLEICRRLHF from the coding sequence ATGACTTTGCCTATTAGCTTTGAATTTTTCCCCACCAAAACCGAGGAAGGTGCGGCCAAGCTGCGCCTGGTTAGGCAAGAGTTGTATGCGCTAAAACCTGAATTCTGTTCGGTGACCTTTGGTGCGGGCGGCTCTACTCAGTCTGGTACTTTCGCGGCAGTCGGCGAAATTCTGGCCGAGGGCGTGGACGCCGCCAGTCATTTTTCATGTGTTGGTGCCACAAAGAGTTTGGTGCGCGAGCAACTCGCTACCTTGCGCGCCATGGGTGTGAAACGCTTGGTGGCGTTACGCGGCGATTTGCCCAGCGGCTATGGTGCAGCGGGTGAATTTCATTACGCCAGCGATTTGGTGGAATTTATTCGTGCCGAGACGGGTGATGCGTTTCATATTGAAGTTGCCGCCTATCCAGAAATTCATCCTCAGGCCAAGTCGGCCGAGGCTGATTTGCAGGCGTTTGCGACCAAGGTCAAGGCCGGTGCTAATTCCGCTATCACGCAGTATTTCTTTAATTCTGACGCTTACTTTAGGTTTGTTGACGACGCTTTTGCATTGGGCGTGGATGTGCCGGTTGTGCCCGGCATCATGCCAATTAGCAACTCAACCCAACTGATGCGTTTTAGTGATGCTTGCGGCGCCGAAATTCCGCGTTGGATTCGTCTGCGCTTGCAAGGCTTTGGCGACGACACGGCATCGATCAAAAGTTTTGGTCTAGATGTGATCACCGACTTGTGTGACCAGCTCAGCATGGCGGGCGTTCCGGGGATTCATTTCTACAGCATGAACCAGAGCGCCGCTACGCTTGAGATTTGCCGGCGTCTGCATTTTTAA
- a CDS encoding TlyA family RNA methyltransferase, translated as MRADLFLVEHGFATTRSQAQRLIASGVQWRVDVEAAWKRVAKNGDEVPDVAELHVLDNTEAKFISRGGLKLEGALNRTALSVTGLRCLDIGQSTGGFTDCMLQAGASQVVGVDVGHGQLHPSMRSDERVVCIEGVNARSLTAEDMAEHYSRALHIKLNGSEVDERKNSYDDEDAEPADLLEPFDFLTGDLSFISLTLVLPAVVRLLKPGGHLLMLVKPQFELQPGQIGKGGIVRDPVHFEFVEQRLRDTCEGLGFKVLAWMESPIAGGDGNREFFIHAEKGLLVEGEDQPLAAAPPRQSPKRLPRSMLHPLTYEPHEDPEAAHAGQHGPARAKRRVKPEQE; from the coding sequence ATGCGTGCTGATTTATTTCTCGTCGAACATGGCTTTGCCACTACTCGTTCCCAGGCCCAGCGCCTGATCGCTTCGGGTGTGCAGTGGCGTGTCGATGTGGAGGCTGCATGGAAACGCGTTGCCAAAAACGGCGACGAAGTGCCTGATGTTGCCGAGCTCCACGTGCTTGACAACACCGAGGCCAAATTTATCTCGCGCGGCGGTCTCAAACTCGAAGGTGCTTTAAACCGCACCGCCCTGAGCGTGACCGGTCTGCGCTGCCTAGACATAGGCCAATCGACTGGCGGCTTTACCGATTGCATGCTGCAAGCCGGTGCCAGCCAAGTCGTGGGTGTTGATGTTGGCCACGGTCAGCTACACCCCAGCATGCGCTCCGACGAGCGTGTCGTGTGTATTGAGGGCGTGAATGCGCGCTCGCTGACTGCCGAAGACATGGCGGAACACTACAGCCGCGCTCTGCATATCAAACTCAATGGTTCGGAAGTCGACGAGCGTAAAAATTCGTATGACGACGAGGACGCTGAGCCTGCCGATTTGTTAGAACCCTTTGATTTCTTAACCGGCGACTTATCCTTCATCTCGCTGACTTTGGTATTGCCTGCAGTAGTGCGCTTACTCAAGCCGGGTGGTCATTTACTCATGCTGGTGAAACCCCAGTTTGAACTCCAGCCCGGCCAAATCGGCAAGGGCGGCATTGTGCGTGACCCGGTGCATTTTGAGTTTGTTGAGCAGCGCCTGCGTGATACCTGCGAGGGTCTAGGCTTTAAAGTGCTGGCCTGGATGGAGTCACCGATTGCTGGCGGCGATGGCAACCGTGAATTTTTTATTCATGCGGAAAAAGGCTTGTTAGTGGAGGGCGAAGACCAGCCACTGGCGGCTGCGCCACCGCGGCAATCCCCTAAGCGTTTGCCGCGCTCCATGCTCCATCCATTGACGTACGAGCCGCATGAGGACCCAGAAGCCGCACACGCCGGCCAACACGGCCCAGCGCGGGCCAAGCGCCGCGTCAAGCCAGAGCAAGAATAA
- the ahcY gene encoding adenosylhomocysteinase: MNAVLKPIASAVNDCIIADPSLAAWGRKELKIAETEMPGLMAIREEFANSQPLKNARITGSLHMTIQTGVLIETLQALGADVRWASCNIYSTQDHAAAAIAQAGTPVFAIKGESLDDYWDYTHRIFEFKGAKGTPEEGPNMILDDGGDATLLMHLGTQAETDASVISKPGSEEEICLFNAIKAKLAIDSTWYSRRLKNIIGVTEETTTGVLRLNEMSVKGTLAFRAINVNDSVTKSKFDNLYGCRESLVDAIKRATDVMIAGKVALVAGYGDVGKGSAQALRALSAQVWVTEIDPINALQAAMEGYKVVTMEYAADKCDIFVSATGNKNVITYDHMAAMKDQAIVCNIGHFDNEIDVVSLEKCEWEEIKPQVDHVIFPDGKRIILLAKGRLVNLGCGTGHPSFVMSSSFANQTIAQIELFTKQAQYESGKVYVLPKHLDEKVARLHLKKVGAVLSELSDEQAAYIGVSKAGPYKANAYRY, encoded by the coding sequence ATGAACGCCGTCCTAAAACCTATCGCCAGCGCAGTCAATGACTGCATTATTGCTGACCCATCCCTCGCTGCATGGGGCCGTAAAGAGCTCAAAATTGCTGAGACTGAAATGCCCGGCCTGATGGCTATTCGCGAAGAATTCGCCAATTCCCAGCCACTGAAAAACGCGCGTATCACTGGCTCGCTGCACATGACCATTCAAACTGGCGTGCTGATTGAGACCTTGCAAGCTTTGGGCGCCGACGTGCGCTGGGCTTCTTGCAACATCTACTCGACCCAAGACCATGCAGCTGCTGCGATTGCGCAAGCCGGCACGCCAGTCTTCGCTATTAAGGGCGAAAGTCTAGATGACTACTGGGATTACACCCACCGCATTTTTGAATTTAAAGGCGCCAAGGGCACGCCCGAAGAAGGCCCAAACATGATTTTGGATGACGGCGGCGATGCGACGCTGCTGATGCATTTGGGAACCCAAGCCGAGACCGACGCCAGCGTCATCTCCAAGCCGGGTAGCGAAGAAGAAATTTGCTTGTTCAACGCCATCAAGGCCAAGCTCGCGATTGATTCGACTTGGTATAGCCGCCGCCTGAAAAATATCATTGGCGTGACAGAAGAAACCACGACCGGCGTGCTGCGCTTAAATGAAATGTCGGTCAAGGGCACTTTGGCTTTCCGCGCGATTAACGTCAATGACTCGGTCACCAAGTCCAAGTTCGACAATTTGTACGGCTGCCGCGAGTCATTGGTTGACGCCATCAAACGCGCGACCGATGTGATGATTGCTGGCAAGGTCGCTCTCGTGGCCGGTTACGGTGACGTGGGCAAGGGCTCGGCACAGGCGCTGCGCGCACTCAGCGCACAGGTCTGGGTGACAGAGATTGATCCTATCAATGCGCTGCAAGCAGCCATGGAAGGCTACAAAGTCGTGACCATGGAATACGCAGCCGATAAGTGCGATATTTTTGTCTCCGCTACCGGCAACAAAAACGTCATCACTTATGACCACATGGCCGCCATGAAGGACCAAGCGATTGTTTGCAATATCGGCCACTTTGATAACGAAATCGATGTGGTCTCGCTCGAAAAATGCGAGTGGGAAGAAATCAAGCCGCAAGTCGATCATGTGATTTTCCCAGACGGCAAGCGGATTATTTTGTTGGCCAAAGGCCGCCTCGTGAACCTCGGTTGCGGCACTGGCCACCCAAGCTTTGTGATGTCGTCTAGCTTTGCAAACCAAACCATTGCGCAGATCGAACTGTTCACCAAGCAAGCCCAGTACGAGTCCGGCAAGGTCTACGTGCTGCCCAAGCATTTGGATGAAAAAGTGGCGCGCCTGCACCTGAAAAAGGTTGGCGCAGTGCTCAGCGAACTCAGCGATGAGCAAGCTGCTTACATCGGCGTGTCCAAAGCCGGCCCATACAAGGCCAATGCCTACCGGTATTGA
- a CDS encoding HAD-IIB family hydrolase, giving the protein MQALVNWPLETRRKITGVFTDIDDTLTTEGVITPDALAALSALKTAGVEVIAITGRPVGWSEPFARSWPVNAIVAENGAVIITAAADTGITKVYQQSAAMRAQNFARMQQVLKEIERDIPGAKRATDSAGRETDIAIDHSEFAQLDQAQIEAVLKRMQSCGLQASVSSIHINAWYGQHNKLQGAHWVVEKLLQRRLASEMDNWVFVGDSTNDQLMFGAFNSSMGVANIARFVPQLTHLPRYVTTGERGAGFAQMVTQLLAARETHNTH; this is encoded by the coding sequence ATGCAAGCACTTGTTAACTGGCCGCTAGAAACGCGGCGCAAAATCACCGGCGTCTTTACTGACATCGACGACACATTAACCACTGAAGGCGTCATCACGCCGGATGCATTAGCAGCGCTAAGCGCGCTCAAAACCGCAGGAGTTGAAGTCATCGCCATCACCGGAAGACCGGTGGGCTGGAGCGAGCCGTTTGCGCGCAGTTGGCCGGTAAACGCCATAGTCGCTGAAAACGGCGCAGTCATCATCACCGCCGCAGCCGATACAGGCATCACCAAGGTTTATCAGCAAAGTGCAGCAATGCGCGCACAAAACTTTGCGCGCATGCAGCAGGTGCTGAAAGAAATCGAGCGCGATATACCCGGCGCAAAACGCGCCACCGACTCGGCAGGACGCGAAACCGATATCGCCATAGACCACAGCGAATTTGCCCAATTAGACCAAGCGCAAATTGAGGCAGTGCTCAAGCGCATGCAAAGCTGCGGCCTGCAAGCGAGCGTCAGCAGCATTCACATCAACGCTTGGTATGGCCAGCACAACAAGCTGCAAGGCGCGCATTGGGTGGTAGAAAAACTGCTGCAACGCCGTCTTGCAAGCGAGATGGACAACTGGGTTTTCGTCGGCGACTCAACCAACGACCAGCTGATGTTTGGCGCTTTTAACAGCAGCATGGGCGTGGCCAATATCGCGCGCTTTGTGCCGCAGCTCACGCACCTGCCGCGCTACGTCACCACAGGTGAGCGCGGTGCTGGGTTTGCGCAGATGGTCACTCAACTGCTAGCAGCACGGGAAACTCACAATACGCATTGA
- a CDS encoding tripartite tricarboxylate transporter substrate binding protein, whose protein sequence is MQRRHLLQSAAALALPALGASAQAQPAGFPSRPIKLLVAFPPGGPTDLTMRSLADGASRVLGQPVIIENKSGAGGTLPAQMLQSSSPDGYTLAQIPLGVFRLPYTTKINWDPVKDLSYIINVTGYAFGVVVPMNSPIKDWADFVRFARANPGTLSYGSTGTLTSPHLTMELIAQQLGIELLHIPYKGSADLAQAISGGHLMAAADSTGFAPLVETGKLRVLNTWGETRLAKFPTAPTLKELGINIVQNSPFGIAGPRGTPPDVVKRLHDAFKQSMEQPGFLTALERYDMLPIYKSSADYGKFADVTFTREKALIEKLGLAKAQ, encoded by the coding sequence ATGCAACGCCGCCATCTTCTTCAATCCGCCGCCGCTCTTGCTTTGCCCGCCTTAGGCGCGTCAGCTCAGGCTCAGCCGGCTGGCTTTCCTAGCCGACCTATCAAGCTGCTGGTGGCCTTTCCACCGGGCGGCCCTACCGATCTGACCATGCGTTCGTTGGCCGATGGTGCTTCGCGCGTTCTGGGTCAGCCAGTCATTATTGAAAACAAGTCCGGCGCCGGCGGTACGCTGCCGGCGCAAATGCTGCAAAGCAGTAGCCCTGACGGCTATACCTTGGCGCAGATTCCCCTGGGCGTGTTCCGCTTGCCGTACACGACAAAAATTAATTGGGATCCAGTCAAGGACTTGAGCTACATCATCAATGTCACTGGCTATGCGTTCGGCGTAGTGGTTCCTATGAATTCGCCGATCAAAGATTGGGCTGATTTTGTGCGCTTTGCGCGTGCGAATCCTGGCACGCTGAGTTACGGCTCTACTGGCACGCTAACCAGTCCGCATCTGACCATGGAGCTGATCGCACAGCAGTTGGGCATCGAGTTGCTACATATTCCCTACAAGGGCAGCGCGGATCTGGCGCAAGCTATTTCGGGCGGCCACTTGATGGCGGCAGCCGACTCCACCGGCTTTGCGCCGCTGGTCGAAACGGGCAAGCTGCGCGTTCTTAATACGTGGGGGGAAACTCGGTTGGCCAAGTTCCCGACAGCACCTACGCTCAAGGAGTTGGGCATAAATATTGTGCAGAATTCGCCGTTCGGTATCGCCGGTCCACGCGGTACACCGCCGGATGTGGTTAAGCGCTTGCATGATGCGTTTAAACAGTCCATGGAGCAGCCCGGATTTTTGACCGCGCTGGAGCGCTACGACATGCTGCCGATTTACAAGAGTTCAGCTGATTACGGAAAGTTTGCGGATGTGACTTTCACGCGTGAGAAAGCGCTGATTGAAAAGCTGGGTCTGGCTAAAGCCCAGTAA